DNA from Magnolia sinica isolate HGM2019 chromosome 19, MsV1, whole genome shotgun sequence:
TTTGCGATCATTACTGTGTTGCATGCTCCTCCAAGGGAATCTTTGAGCAGTTGGGTCAGCTTGGAATTGCGGTACGGGATGTGTTTCTTCCCTTCAACTAGCGCATTGATGCAACTGCTTAGTGCGAGGAGGGAGCGGTTGATGTTAGCACCTTCAAGGGATCTTAGTGTTCTCTGATCTGTTGCAAGAGCTCTCTCCGAGCCAGCTAAATCAATGAGGGAGAGCTTCCCCACCCGATTAATGATGTTCAGACCATCTTTCACTCGGTATTCTGCTATAACCTGCAAGTTTTTCACAGAGAatgaattaaacaaaaaataaaaataaaaaatcattcgaAGAAATAGATAGGGCTTCAATAGGAAAACTCTGCATATAGGACTTACAAATCCTACTGTTTTGCATTGTACAAGCAAAATGTGGACTGTTAATCACATGATTTCCAAGGCGTGCATGTTCTTGCCTGAAAACCAGGCCAGTCTGGTCACTAGGTAGTTGCCACATTCCAACCACCCTTTTTTctgtatgtgggtcccatctaatgaCTAGACCAGCCTAATTTTTGGATAATGGCACATACATTGTGgcgcccacctaatgaatggtccgAATATAGCGCACATGtttcacattggcacatgtgcggTAGCCATCATAATTCTCATATCATTGAGATTGTTTGCTGCAATCACTGCTACTATTGGGAATTATTGCAATCTGGTCCTGATCAGGTCTAACACCACCTCAATTCGATTCCATGAGAGGAGACAAACTGAATGAAATGAGAAAGATTACATCTGCAATCCGAAACTACCTGCAGAATAGCATGAGAGCGGGAAGAAGTCTCATTGACACGAGTGGGTTCGGTGGTTCTGTTCAGGTTTCCTTGCTGAAGTAAAGCCATTACCTGCAAAAACAAACCAAATGCCATGTCAATATCTCTCTTTTTTCTCCTCAACTCATTTGGTCACTAACAGTAATTTGAAAGAGAGGCAACATATTACTTCATCAGTTGAATAGGCTCTATATTGGGTGAGACCTGCCGCTACGATCCCCTGAAATATTCAGAGACCAATTATCAGTCCTCCATTCAAAAGCATAAGAAATGGACCATCCAGCCtgtggatcaggtgggcccaacagagtaaATGGTTTTGTCGTATCTAGCttctagatcaggtgggccccacaacagaaATGACCTTCCTCAGAAGTCTGCCACGGCACTCATCAGGTGTGCTGGACATGTACAAAAATAATGGACAGTTTGGAAGCATTTCCCGACTGTCCACATTTGACATAATTTGTTATCCGCTTGACAAGCAGTCAATctaatttttgggccaggtcatctatactgtgggtcccacctgatgcatggcatGGATGTTCCACTCGGGTGGTTGGTTGGCATGTGTTGCTACATGTAGAGGTGCGCAAAAATTCTTCAGAACGATAAGCAATAGATGAAGCTGTGTGGAGCTTGGTGATTTTTAATCCAtcaaacaaaattctaactatttttttttttttccagaaattaaaagaaaaggtggGCCACGCGTACATAGAATATCGATCCAAGTTCATTGATGAATTGAAACCAGAAAGTCTAATTGAATTTACAGAAATCCTGACCAGAGTTTTCAAGATAGCTGACCTGTTTATCTTCTCGGAGAACAAGAGGTCTGCCAGGGGAGAGCAGATCCCGGACAGTTTCATTATAGACTTCTAGGTAGGACAGATGGACCACATGATTCCCATCACAGCTCCTCTGTCTGATCTTGGAGAAGAGGTCCTTGATGGCCAAAACCATCACTCCCGGATTCTCTACCGTCCCAAGCATTGTGTATGTCTTCCCAGCTCCTGTGGCGCCATAGCAAAATACCGTCCCGTTCCTTCCCTGCAGAACAGCTTCAACAAGATCCGATGTTCTGCAAATCCAAATGTGCAGCTGTAATTTATCAATGGAAGGCAGAAAATGCAATATTTTGGTCTCTGAAGAAGAGAGATTGCAGACATGGGGAATTTGAATGGAAGAATGCTAATTGCAGTTCTCCTCTTCAAGCACCAAATGCAAGCTCCCAGATATGGCAACCTTGTCCATGTGTGAAGATCTGGTCCCTTCGTCGGGCAGGCCCCACATTGAATGTGCCCTCAGCCCAAAAAATAAGGCCACTGTATGTTCAACATGGGCCAGAAATCATCAGATGCGCCCAAATATGGGGCCAGTCCAGCAGGTTCTCCTTTTCTAATCAATCATATTTCTAGTACattctggcccacctgatgaatggacatgCCTGATTTTTTCTTTAAATCTAGGGCACATTTACAATATCAAAAGAATGTGCAGATCATGGAGAAATGGAATATTTCGCAGAAATTTTACAGCGACAATCGGGTTAAAACTCCAGTGAAAGACTGAAACTTTAAGCACTCACGTCGTAGAATAAACTTCTTGTTGGGTGGTTGAATCCGGAAACGAAGCATCGAAGGTGAAATGTCGTCCTCGGACCCTTTTTAGCCTCAGATAATCATTCTCAGTTGCAAATTCTGTCAGATAGACATCCCGCCTATTGACGATCCGAACACAACACCTTGATCCTGCTTCTTTCTCCTTCTTGGACATTGGCCTAAGCCTCACAAATACAAGAATTCGACTACCCGTGGTGGAGTTCTCCGCAATCACATCCAATTCTCCCCCAGTTTTCATCCCTCTAAAGATCTTCCCTTCAGATTGCGGTGCTAAACTTCCCATTGAAAGCTTCCTTGCCACGGTGGAAACTGTTGCCTTCTTCGGGcaagaaaatccagcaattcgATCGCAACCCATCAAATTCTCCTTCGAATCTTCGGCTGCTGCAGCAACAGTTGGCAACACAACAGGCCTCGTGCTCATCGGCAGTTGATGATTCTCTCTCATCACTCCATCCATTTTcgattctctctcttcctttctttgaGACCCAAGAAGATCAACGCTCGCGTGGGTTGAGAACCGTTGGTCCTCCAATTGGGCTGGTGGGTTCTTGAGAGCGGCAGTCTGCTGTTTTTGCTGCTCATAGAGTTGGGTGAGAGCTTTCATCTTCTCTTTCAGTCCGTGGTGTGGATTTCGCAGCACTGAAGGACCCATTTGAGATTCTTCTTGATCGGACCTCAACCGTGATCGATGGTTCGTTTTTGGGTCATCTTGGCTACTAAAGATCTGCGACCGGGTAGAGACGGGCATTCTAAATAATCAAGAAGAAAAAAGCCCAAAAGGCGTCTATCAAGACATCACCTGGTGATTTGTTCTCCAGACCCAGCACCCAAAAATACAAATTTCCTCAAACCCAACAGCTGAAACTCTGTCTACCGCTGCAAAACGCGAAGATCTTGCGATTTTCCAAACATCCAGTTGCCGAAACTTCGTAAATGAGAATATCTTGCAAATTTTCCTCGAACCCACCTGCCAAAACTCGTTGCTGCTGGAAAATACGAAgatcttgaaattttttcaaatgCGCAGTTGCGAAAACTCCCCAGTCTGTGTCATAAATATGCAAAATCTTGCATTTTTTCCTCAGACCCAGTTGCTGAAGCTCGGTA
Protein-coding regions in this window:
- the LOC131235014 gene encoding kinesin-like protein KIN-8A isoform X1; this translates as MPVSTRSQIFSSQDDPKTNHRSRLRSDQEESQMGPSVLRNPHHGLKEKMKALTQLYEQQKQQTAALKNPPAQLEDQRFSTHASVDLLGSQRKEERESKMDGVMRENHQLPMSTRPVVLPTVAAAAEDSKENLMGCDRIAGFSCPKKATVSTVARKLSMGSLAPQSEGKIFRGMKTGGELDVIAENSTTGSRILVFVRLRPMSKKEKEAGSRCCVRIVNRRDVYLTEFATENDYLRLKRVRGRHFTFDASFPDSTTQQEVYSTTTSDLVEAVLQGRNGTVFCYGATGAGKTYTMLGTVENPGVMVLAIKDLFSKIRQRSCDGNHVVHLSYLEVYNETVRDLLSPGRPLVLREDKQGIVAAGLTQYRAYSTDEVMALLQQGNLNRTTEPTRVNETSSRSHAILQVIAEYRVKDGLNIINRVGKLSLIDLAGSERALATDQRTLRSLEGANINRSLLALSSCINALVEGKKHIPYRNSKLTQLLKDSLGGACNTVMIANISPCNLSLGETQNTLHWADRAKEIRTKACMPNEEPMLVPESETGQAKLLLELQKENHDLRMQLARHQQKLLAMQAQSLAVNSSPTPQSVTSLLSPPCSTQPNEKRRPKSSLLSGNCFNTPESKKKCAEETIKELRQTVKGLEIEMERMKIDHALQIKQKDAFIRELSRNNPKPLQEAVARVVTRASLRPKEHTERMRAKGGKSAVEGELKSPSYRFQSPAPTAKKRSFWDITTANSPSVTNLNCRKTRNHVATDQAPSMLLQLAYPCFWFVSLFGPHVVNYILQPGFARQRPDPPNR
- the LOC131235014 gene encoding kinesin-like protein KIN-8A isoform X2, whose product is MPVSTRSQIFSSQDDPKTNHRSRLRSDQEESQMGPSVLRNPHHGLKEKMKALTQLYEQQKQQTAALKNPPAQLEDQRFSTHASVDLLGSQRKEERESKMDGVMRENHQLPMSTRPVVLPTVAAAAEDSKENLMGCDRIAGFSCPKKATVSTVARKLSMGSLAPQSEGKIFRGMKTGGELDVIAENSTTGSRILVFVRLRPMSKKEKEAGSRCCVRIVNRRDVYLTEFATENDYLRLKRVRGRHFTFDASFPDSTTQQEVYSTTTSDLVEAVLQGRNGTVFCYGATGAGKTYTMLGTVENPGVMVLAIKDLFSKIRQRSCDGNHVVHLSYLEVYNETVRDLLSPGRPLVLREDKQGIVAAGLTQYRAYSTDEVMALLQQGNLNRTTEPTRVNETSSRSHAILQVIAEYRVKDGLNIINRVGKLSLIDLAGSERALATDQRTLRSLEGANINRSLLALSSCINALVEGKKHIPYRNSKLTQLLKDSLGGACNTVMIANISPCNLSLGETQNTLHWADRAKEIRTKACMPNEEPMLVPESETGQAKLLLELQKENHDLRMQLARHQQKLLAMQAQSLAVNSSPTPQSVTSLLSPPCSTQPNEKRRPKSSLLSGNCFNTPESKKKCAEETIKELRQTVKGLEIEMERMKIDHALQIKQKDAFIRELSRNNPKPLQEAVARVVTRASLRPKEHTERMRAKGGKSAVEGELKSPSYRFQSPAPTAKKRSFWDITTANSPSVTNLNCRKTRNHVATDQAPSMLLQPGFARQRPDPPNR